A region of the Cyanobium usitatum str. Tous genome:
CTTGCTGCTCCTGGCGATTGTGCGCCGCCATCTGCGCAGCCTGGGGCTAACCCTTGACCCTGCCTATCCCGACGAAGACTGGGGCTTCACCGCCCAGCAGGCGGTGGAGAAACTGCTCAAAGCCTGGATTGTGCTGGCCGACCGGCGGCCACCCCGGGTCCATGACCTCGAAGATCTGTTCGCCCTGGCTGGTCAGCAGCTTGATCCCCTGCTGCTTGAGCTGCAGGTGTTT
Encoded here:
- a CDS encoding HEPN domain-containing protein, with amino-acid sequence MSPAEDALLLLAIVRRHLRSLGLTLDPAYPDEDWGFTAQQAVEKLLKAWIVLADRRPPRVHDLEDLFALAGQQLDPLLLELQVFAVEARYEQGPFPLPAPRQELLALVEAELERCERIVAALGESDA